A part of Bacillus thuringiensis genomic DNA contains:
- a CDS encoding PTS sugar transporter subunit IIC → MNGFMSFMEQKIMPTTQKIAGQRHLLAIRNGVISTLPLTIVGSFFVIFLNLPIDAYMEWIAPFRHILDIPFRFTVGLMALYAAFGVGASLANFYQLNQLSAGLLSVLAFLLASVEPIQITKAVPGVIDAGRYISVGTLSATSLFGAIVTALIAVEIYHFMIKHNISIKLPDSVPPAVANSFAALIPTLVVILLFWGIRYGLKFDVNTTITYLIAPLKSVLVGNNLFGGLLTVFLIVFFWSFGIHGPAILGPIIRPMWDSAILENMEVFTATGNAHQLPNLFTEQFIQWFVWIGGSGSTLALVIMFMFSKSKFLKELGRLSFVPGLFNINEPIIFGAPIVMNPILIIPFVITPLVTTTVSYFAVVSGMIPLMMAKLPFTMLAPIAAVISTDWTIMAGVLVLVNFVISFVIYYPFFKMYEKQQIAGEEKTECSEQLSS, encoded by the coding sequence ATGAATGGGTTTATGAGTTTTATGGAACAAAAGATTATGCCAACAACGCAAAAAATTGCGGGACAGCGACATTTATTAGCAATTCGAAACGGGGTTATTTCTACATTACCGTTAACGATTGTCGGATCATTTTTCGTTATCTTTTTAAATTTACCGATTGATGCATATATGGAGTGGATTGCACCGTTTCGTCATATTTTAGATATTCCATTCCGATTTACAGTAGGATTAATGGCATTATACGCAGCATTTGGGGTAGGGGCTTCACTCGCCAACTTTTATCAGCTCAATCAATTAAGTGCAGGATTATTATCTGTACTCGCCTTTTTACTAGCATCGGTTGAACCAATTCAAATCACGAAAGCTGTGCCAGGTGTTATTGATGCAGGTAGATACATTTCAGTAGGAACATTAAGTGCAACATCTTTATTCGGAGCAATTGTTACAGCATTAATTGCAGTAGAAATTTATCACTTTATGATTAAGCATAATATCTCGATTAAATTACCGGACAGTGTACCACCAGCAGTTGCAAACTCGTTTGCAGCATTAATTCCAACTCTAGTCGTTATTCTTTTATTCTGGGGTATTCGTTACGGTTTAAAATTTGATGTAAATACAACAATCACGTATTTAATTGCACCACTAAAATCAGTATTAGTTGGAAATAATTTATTCGGCGGTTTATTAACAGTATTCTTAATCGTGTTCTTCTGGTCATTCGGTATACATGGACCTGCGATTTTAGGACCAATCATTCGTCCGATGTGGGATTCAGCAATTCTTGAAAATATGGAAGTATTCACAGCTACAGGAAATGCACATCAATTACCAAACTTATTTACAGAGCAATTTATTCAATGGTTCGTATGGATTGGCGGATCAGGCTCAACGTTAGCTTTAGTAATTATGTTTATGTTCTCTAAATCTAAGTTCCTAAAAGAGTTAGGTAGATTATCATTTGTACCAGGTTTATTCAATATTAACGAACCAATTATTTTCGGGGCACCGATTGTAATGAACCCAATCTTAATTATTCCGTTCGTTATTACACCGCTAGTTACAACGACAGTATCATATTTCGCAGTTGTTTCAGGTATGATTCCGTTGATGATGGCGAAATTGCCATTTACGATGTTAGCACCAATTGCAGCGGTTATTAGTACGGACTGGACAATTATGGCTGGTGTACTTGTACTTGTTAACTTTGTTATCTCATTCGTTATTTACTATCCATTCTTCAAAATGTATGAGAAACAACAAATAGCAGGAGAGGAGAAAACAGAATGCTCGGAGCAATTATCATCTTAA
- a CDS encoding ABC transporter ATP-binding protein: protein MINLKGITKSFQNGAESVQILHGIDVTLNQGEFTSIMGPSGSGKSTLMNIIGCLDKPTTGAYELAGQNISNMSETELARVRNKEIGFVFQNFMLLPRLTALQNVELPLIYAGVDKKERRERSLAALTKVGLADRATHLPNELSGGQKQRVAVARAIVNNPKFILADEPTGALDTKTSTQIMDLFYELNKQGSTIIMITHDREIGEAAARQIVIRDGNIVQDWRG from the coding sequence ATGATTAACTTAAAAGGCATCACGAAATCTTTCCAAAATGGTGCAGAATCCGTACAAATATTACACGGCATTGACGTAACACTGAACCAGGGAGAATTCACTTCTATTATGGGACCATCTGGTTCTGGTAAATCAACATTAATGAACATTATCGGTTGCTTAGATAAACCAACGACAGGTGCGTATGAACTAGCTGGTCAAAATATTTCAAATATGTCTGAAACAGAACTTGCACGCGTTCGTAATAAAGAGATCGGGTTCGTATTCCAAAACTTCATGTTATTACCAAGACTTACAGCACTTCAAAATGTAGAGCTACCTCTTATTTACGCTGGAGTTGATAAAAAAGAAAGACGTGAGCGCTCATTAGCCGCTTTAACAAAAGTAGGTTTAGCTGATCGTGCTACTCACCTGCCAAACGAATTATCAGGTGGACAAAAACAGCGTGTCGCAGTCGCACGTGCAATCGTAAATAACCCGAAATTCATCTTAGCCGATGAACCAACGGGAGCGCTTGATACGAAAACAAGTACACAGATTATGGACCTCTTTTACGAATTAAACAAACAAGGCTCAACAATCATTATGATTACCCATGACCGTGAAATCGGGGAAGCTGCAGCACGTCAAATTGTAATTCGTGACGGAAATATCGTCCAAGATTGGAGAGGTTAA
- a CDS encoding PTS lactose/cellobiose transporter subunit IIA, with amino-acid sequence MTDMQTPFALILHGGNARSASLEAIAFARQGDFENASEKMTLASEEISAAHRIQTNLIQEEARGNHAEISLLLVHAQDHLMNAITVKELAEEFITLHKRVEEKVTV; translated from the coding sequence ATGACTGATATGCAAACTCCATTTGCGTTAATTTTACATGGTGGCAACGCGAGAAGCGCGTCACTTGAAGCAATTGCTTTTGCAAGACAAGGAGATTTTGAGAATGCGAGTGAAAAGATGACACTTGCTAGTGAAGAAATTTCAGCAGCTCATCGCATTCAAACAAATTTAATTCAAGAAGAAGCAAGAGGAAATCATGCAGAAATCAGTTTACTGTTAGTGCATGCACAAGATCATTTAATGAATGCAATTACAGTGAAAGAACTTGCTGAAGAATTTATCACTCTTCATAAACGAGTAGAAGAGAAAGTGACAGTATAA
- a CDS encoding ABC transporter permease, translated as MALSSIFAHKMRSILTMLGIIIGISAIITIISMGDGTNAKFKKELGQGKDNEVTIYYKNPDYGPDNAKITADMLNRLQTVPGVKDVYPDVSMKVKASAGSKDVSLDLKGGTGDFMTDSKINLVHGRELNDSELNQAIPAVILNEEAFNKLFNGWESNLYTDIKGKPYKVVGVYETKNEFGMAMSEGYTSLENAPVISGVTEYDTVKLTLVSPAERKSVEKQAVSVLNEMKAPKFEHKFEAQDMGEFTKQLDESIGMMKMVFGGIAAISLLVGGIGVMNIMLVSVTERTREIGIRKALGATRGKVLTQFLIESCILTGLGGFIGFMLGIFFAWIVSIFAGWPLVVSKELGLLAVGISMLIGIIFGLLPANKAAKLDPIECLRYE; from the coding sequence ATGGCCCTTTCCTCTATCTTTGCTCATAAAATGCGTTCTATCTTAACGATGCTAGGAATTATTATCGGTATTAGCGCCATTATTACTATCATTTCAATGGGTGATGGTACAAACGCAAAGTTTAAAAAAGAGTTAGGGCAAGGAAAAGATAATGAAGTAACGATTTACTACAAAAACCCTGATTATGGACCAGACAACGCCAAAATTACAGCCGATATGCTAAACCGTCTTCAAACTGTACCAGGCGTTAAAGATGTGTATCCAGATGTAAGTATGAAAGTGAAAGCATCTGCTGGTTCAAAAGATGTTTCTCTTGATTTAAAAGGTGGAACAGGCGACTTCATGACAGATTCGAAAATAAATTTAGTTCACGGTCGCGAATTAAACGATAGCGAATTAAACCAAGCAATTCCTGCTGTTATATTAAATGAAGAAGCTTTCAATAAATTATTTAATGGTTGGGAATCAAATTTATACACAGATATAAAAGGAAAACCATATAAAGTAGTCGGTGTGTACGAAACGAAAAATGAGTTTGGAATGGCTATGTCAGAAGGTTATACATCACTTGAAAATGCCCCTGTAATTTCAGGAGTAACTGAGTATGACACTGTGAAATTAACGCTCGTTTCTCCAGCAGAACGTAAAAGTGTAGAAAAACAAGCCGTTTCTGTTTTAAACGAAATGAAAGCTCCTAAATTTGAGCATAAATTTGAAGCGCAAGATATGGGTGAATTTACGAAGCAACTAGACGAATCAATCGGTATGATGAAAATGGTATTCGGTGGTATTGCCGCTATTTCATTACTTGTTGGTGGTATCGGCGTAATGAACATTATGCTTGTATCTGTAACAGAACGTACACGTGAGATTGGTATTCGTAAAGCACTTGGTGCAACACGCGGTAAAGTATTAACACAATTCTTAATTGAATCTTGTATTTTAACAGGACTCGGTGGATTCATCGGATTCATGCTCGGTATCTTCTTCGCTTGGATCGTCTCGATCTTTGCTGGATGGCCACTCGTTGTCTCAAAAGAACTTGGACTTCTTGCAGTAGGTATCTCCATGTTAATCGGTATTATATTCGGTTTACTTCCAGCTAACAAAGCTGCAAAACTGGATCCAATTGAATGTTTACGATATGAATAA
- a CDS encoding BglG family transcription antiterminator translates to MTKVHQRLVSILEEFLEEKSMLNRAFLASRLHVSTKTIQKDIKLLNDILEENGAKIESQRGTGYELEIIQMKKFEAFCVSLFQKQTEKIPTSYEERIAYILQRILTTEGYVKLSQLAEEIYVSKSTVNLIMKDVTDICGRYQLQIEKRPYYGIRIVGEEFHIRSCLSQYGLPRYDHTPFHEQFEQSDTYVSLPHIPLIRSVILKYIEGGTIYLSDIEIDNLVIHIAIALKRCENQHYMKGLNKEQAELIIKKEYTIAKEILGDLEKALHLSFPEEEVLYVTMHLLSTAVTAKDRYENVEELLGKDLYAFMQRILFKVAEERNLIFYYDEELLFGFGIHLKTLLNRLKYKLNTRNPLLAEVKKNYPYAFEIAVLVGDIIGEYTGESIPESEIGYIAIHFGGAMSRLQEQNQKKRCLLVCATGQGSAQLLKYKILSQFRDKLEIVGITGYYQLKVEDLYKDKIDCIISTIHIPSGLPVPVIKVNSIFDDKEIKSIGQQLFTHVNTSVQQYIKEDLIFLNHSSSTKEEVIQFLCEKAAEKNYVPENFYASVMERENTSPTSVGNLVAIPHPMQLLSAETFLMFCTLEKAVDWGDKKVQVIILFSVKRNNNEDLQRLYDFLYDVMSSQSAIEKLAQAKVVEDFQEILLSL, encoded by the coding sequence ATGACAAAGGTGCATCAGCGATTAGTTTCTATTTTAGAGGAGTTTTTAGAAGAGAAATCGATGTTAAATCGAGCTTTTTTAGCGAGCCGTTTACATGTATCAACGAAGACGATTCAAAAAGATATAAAATTATTAAATGATATATTAGAAGAAAACGGAGCGAAAATTGAATCGCAAAGAGGGACTGGATACGAACTAGAAATTATACAAATGAAGAAGTTTGAAGCGTTTTGCGTGAGTCTATTTCAAAAACAGACTGAAAAGATCCCAACTTCTTATGAAGAAAGGATAGCGTACATTCTGCAACGTATTTTAACGACAGAGGGATATGTGAAGCTTTCACAATTAGCAGAGGAGATTTATGTGAGTAAATCGACTGTAAATTTAATTATGAAAGATGTTACAGATATATGTGGTCGTTATCAATTACAAATTGAAAAGAGACCGTATTATGGTATACGTATTGTGGGAGAGGAGTTTCATATTCGTTCTTGTTTATCACAATATGGTTTACCGCGTTATGACCATACTCCGTTTCATGAGCAATTTGAGCAGAGTGATACATATGTATCGTTACCTCATATACCGCTTATCCGTTCGGTTATATTAAAGTATATTGAGGGAGGAACGATATATTTATCAGATATAGAAATTGATAATTTAGTCATTCATATTGCAATCGCATTAAAGCGTTGTGAAAATCAACATTATATGAAAGGGCTGAATAAAGAGCAAGCTGAACTTATCATAAAGAAAGAATATACAATTGCGAAAGAGATTTTAGGGGATTTAGAGAAAGCGTTACATCTTTCATTTCCCGAAGAAGAAGTTTTATATGTGACGATGCATTTATTAAGTACTGCTGTTACAGCGAAAGATCGTTATGAAAATGTGGAAGAACTATTAGGGAAAGATCTATATGCATTCATGCAACGTATTCTTTTTAAAGTAGCGGAAGAACGGAATCTTATTTTTTATTATGATGAAGAATTATTATTTGGATTTGGTATTCATTTAAAAACGTTATTAAACCGTTTGAAGTATAAGTTAAATACGAGAAATCCTCTTTTGGCAGAAGTGAAAAAGAATTATCCGTATGCTTTTGAAATTGCTGTTCTCGTTGGAGATATAATTGGTGAATATACGGGAGAATCGATTCCGGAAAGTGAAATTGGTTATATTGCGATTCACTTTGGCGGAGCGATGAGTCGTTTACAGGAACAGAATCAAAAGAAAAGATGTTTATTAGTTTGTGCAACTGGTCAAGGAAGTGCCCAGCTATTGAAATATAAAATTCTATCACAGTTCCGAGATAAATTAGAGATTGTAGGTATTACCGGTTATTATCAATTGAAAGTAGAAGACCTTTATAAAGATAAAATAGATTGTATTATTAGTACAATTCATATACCGAGTGGTTTGCCTGTGCCGGTTATAAAAGTGAATTCAATATTTGATGATAAAGAGATTAAATCAATTGGTCAGCAGTTGTTTACGCATGTGAATACTAGTGTACAGCAGTATATAAAGGAAGATTTGATCTTTTTAAATCATAGCTCTTCTACGAAAGAAGAGGTTATTCAGTTTTTATGTGAGAAAGCTGCTGAGAAAAACTATGTACCAGAAAACTTTTATGCATCTGTTATGGAAAGAGAAAATACATCTCCGACATCAGTAGGGAATTTAGTTGCGATTCCTCATCCGATGCAGTTATTAAGTGCAGAAACATTTTTGATGTTTTGTACACTTGAAAAGGCTGTTGATTGGGGAGATAAGAAAGTACAAGTTATTATTTTATTTAGTGTAAAGCGCAATAATAATGAAGATTTACAACGGCTTTATGATTTTTTATATGATGTTATGTCTAGTCAAAGTGCGATAGAGAAATTAGCTCAGGCTAAAGTGGTTGAAGATTTTCAAGAGATATTATTATCGTTATAA
- a CDS encoding efflux RND transporter periplasmic adaptor subunit — MKKKNKVLITSVVAIGIAAGSYFAFAGGSSEVAMAYSGYKVTEKQIENAQKFGGEVIPNGIETISFDPTKGTYELAVKKGDEVKKGQLLFKYNDPTAKQGVTEAEMQKKIAQKEVTLLQKQIDTAKQKLQKDKNAGLPAEALKASEIEVQQLESQIEMKKFEVEKSDEMIKAAKEKVNTLSVTSPTDGVIDDIVKTADEKTGMSGITLRHAGPFKVKGQLSEYELASMKVGQEVTVSSKTVAGKTWTGKVTEIGSTPLKSMDENKTVSNYQFTVTLDNSEELQNGFHVYVTSKSGEATGTIVPKSSIVKKGDKNVVFVVKDGKAKEQAVTVEFETDSEAKVSGVKKGEQIISKPEKDLKDGMEVVVE; from the coding sequence ATGAAGAAGAAAAATAAAGTGTTAATTACTAGTGTAGTAGCAATCGGTATTGCAGCTGGATCATATTTTGCATTTGCTGGCGGTAGTTCAGAAGTAGCAATGGCATATAGCGGATATAAAGTAACAGAAAAACAAATTGAAAACGCGCAAAAATTTGGCGGTGAAGTCATTCCAAACGGCATCGAAACAATTTCATTTGATCCAACAAAAGGTACGTATGAATTAGCTGTAAAAAAAGGTGATGAAGTAAAAAAAGGGCAACTCCTGTTTAAATATAATGACCCTACTGCGAAACAAGGTGTAACGGAAGCAGAAATGCAAAAGAAAATCGCACAAAAAGAAGTAACATTGTTACAAAAACAAATTGATACAGCGAAACAAAAATTACAAAAAGATAAAAATGCAGGCCTTCCTGCTGAAGCATTAAAGGCATCAGAAATCGAAGTACAACAATTAGAATCACAAATTGAAATGAAAAAGTTTGAAGTTGAAAAATCTGATGAAATGATTAAAGCAGCAAAAGAGAAAGTAAACACACTTTCTGTAACGAGCCCTACTGATGGCGTAATTGATGACATCGTAAAAACTGCTGATGAAAAAACAGGTATGAGCGGTATTACACTTCGTCACGCTGGTCCATTTAAAGTAAAAGGTCAACTTTCTGAATATGAGCTTGCTAGTATGAAAGTTGGGCAAGAAGTAACTGTTTCTTCAAAAACTGTCGCTGGTAAGACTTGGACAGGAAAAGTAACAGAAATCGGGTCTACACCATTAAAGAGCATGGATGAAAATAAAACTGTTTCTAACTATCAGTTCACTGTCACATTAGATAATAGTGAAGAATTACAAAACGGATTCCACGTATACGTAACAAGTAAATCTGGCGAAGCAACTGGTACAATTGTTCCGAAAAGCAGCATCGTGAAAAAAGGTGACAAAAATGTTGTCTTCGTTGTAAAAGACGGGAAAGCGAAAGAACAAGCGGTTACTGTCGAATTCGAGACTGATAGCGAAGCAAAAGTTTCTGGAGTGAAAAAAGGAGAACAAATTATCTCTAAACCTGAAAAAGACTTAAAAGATGGTATGGAGGTTGTCGTTGAATGA
- a CDS encoding DUF871 domain-containing protein, translating into MRRLGISIYPEHSTVEKDKEYVTLASKYGFTRVFTCLLSVDGEKEKIIEEFKETISHANALGFQVLVDISPSVFTQLGISYNDLSFFHELGAYGIRLDVGFSGLEESIMTYNPYGLKIEINMSNGTKYVDNIMSHRPNRENLIGCHNFYPHRYSGLSYDHFIKCSKQFKDYGMRTAAFISSFDATYGPWPVTEGLCTLEQHRELPMTTQAKHLFATELIDDVIIANAYASEEELQALGALNKEKQTFDIELYDTTTELEKIIVLDEPHFYRGDVSEYMIRSTQSRVKYKKEEFKPHNTCEIKRGDLLIDNEQYGQYKGELQIALKDMVNTGKTNVVGRIVEEEIFLLDYLQAWDKFGFTLKK; encoded by the coding sequence ATGAGACGATTAGGTATTTCTATTTATCCAGAACATTCGACAGTAGAGAAAGACAAGGAGTATGTAACGTTAGCAAGTAAATACGGATTTACACGTGTATTCACATGCTTATTGTCTGTAGATGGAGAAAAAGAGAAAATTATAGAAGAGTTTAAAGAAACAATCTCTCATGCAAATGCATTAGGGTTCCAAGTATTAGTTGATATTAGTCCGTCTGTCTTTACACAATTAGGTATTTCATATAATGATTTATCATTCTTCCATGAGTTAGGAGCGTACGGTATTCGTTTAGATGTCGGTTTCTCAGGATTAGAAGAATCAATTATGACTTACAATCCATATGGTTTGAAAATTGAAATTAATATGAGTAACGGTACGAAGTATGTAGATAACATTATGAGCCATAGACCAAATCGTGAAAATTTAATTGGGTGCCATAATTTTTATCCGCATCGTTATTCAGGATTATCATATGATCATTTTATTAAATGCTCGAAACAATTTAAAGATTACGGTATGAGAACGGCTGCTTTTATTTCATCATTTGATGCAACATACGGACCTTGGCCAGTAACAGAAGGATTATGTACGTTAGAGCAGCATCGTGAATTACCGATGACAACACAGGCGAAGCATTTATTTGCGACAGAATTAATTGATGATGTTATTATTGCGAACGCGTATGCATCAGAAGAAGAATTACAAGCACTAGGTGCATTAAATAAAGAGAAACAAACATTTGATATAGAACTATATGATACAACAACAGAACTAGAAAAAATTATCGTATTAGATGAGCCTCATTTTTACCGCGGAGATGTATCTGAATATATGATTCGCTCAACACAAAGTCGTGTGAAATATAAGAAAGAAGAGTTCAAACCGCATAATACATGCGAAATTAAACGCGGTGATCTTTTAATTGATAATGAACAGTATGGTCAATATAAAGGTGAATTGCAAATTGCTTTAAAAGATATGGTGAATACAGGAAAAACAAATGTAGTTGGTCGAATTGTAGAAGAAGAGATTTTCTTACTAGACTATTTACAAGCATGGGATAAATTCGGATTCACATTAAAGAAATAG
- a CDS encoding PTS sugar transporter subunit IIB — protein sequence MYILLCCAAGMSTSMVVRKMQEEAKKQGKDYKIKAVDSELVKLEIKNADVVLIGPQVKYLFPAVQFLANSYDIPVAIIEQRDYGMCDGLKVLKQAEQLVLA from the coding sequence ATGTACATTTTATTATGTTGTGCAGCGGGCATGTCAACGAGTATGGTTGTAAGAAAAATGCAAGAAGAGGCAAAGAAACAAGGGAAAGATTATAAAATTAAAGCAGTTGATTCAGAACTTGTGAAACTGGAAATAAAAAATGCTGATGTAGTTTTAATCGGACCACAGGTGAAGTATTTGTTTCCAGCTGTACAGTTTCTTGCGAACTCATACGATATACCGGTTGCAATTATAGAACAACGAGATTATGGCATGTGTGACGGTTTAAAAGTATTGAAACAAGCAGAACAGTTAGTTTTAGCATAA
- a CDS encoding DUF871 domain-containing protein, translating to MERKLGISLYPEHSTKEKDMAYISAAARHGFSRIFTCLLSVNRPKEEIVAEFKEIINHAKDNNMEVILDVAPAVFDQLGISYSDLSFFAELGADGIRLDLGFDGLTEAKMTNNPYGLKIELNVSNDIAYLENILSHQANKSALIGCHNFYPQKFTGLPYDYFIRCSERFKKHGIRTAAFITSHTANIGPWDINDGLCTLEQHRNLPIEVQAKHLWATGLIDDVIIGNAYASEEELEKLGNLNRYMLQLKVNFVDEATEVEKRATLKELHVRRGDITEYMVRSTEVRKKYKDYDFPVRESVRQERGQVVIGNNSFGKYKGELQIILKEMPIDERKNIVGTIAEEELFLLDYVGAWTQFTCVE from the coding sequence ATGGAGCGTAAATTAGGAATTTCACTTTATCCAGAGCATTCAACGAAAGAAAAAGATATGGCATACATTTCGGCAGCGGCACGCCACGGATTTTCAAGAATATTTACATGTCTATTATCTGTGAATCGTCCGAAAGAAGAGATTGTAGCTGAATTTAAAGAAATTATTAATCATGCAAAAGATAACAATATGGAAGTTATTTTAGATGTAGCTCCAGCTGTCTTTGATCAGCTCGGTATTAGTTATAGTGATCTATCCTTTTTCGCAGAATTAGGTGCAGATGGTATTCGTTTAGATTTAGGATTTGACGGATTAACTGAAGCGAAAATGACAAATAATCCGTACGGCTTAAAAATTGAGCTAAACGTAAGTAACGATATTGCGTACTTAGAAAATATCCTTTCGCATCAAGCGAATAAATCAGCTTTAATTGGTTGTCATAACTTCTATCCGCAAAAATTTACTGGACTGCCGTATGACTATTTTATCCGCTGTAGTGAACGTTTTAAAAAGCATGGTATTCGCACGGCAGCATTTATTACGTCACATACAGCTAACATCGGTCCATGGGATATTAACGACGGATTATGTACGTTAGAACAACATCGTAACTTACCAATTGAAGTACAAGCGAAACACTTATGGGCAACAGGGCTAATCGATGATGTGATTATCGGAAATGCTTATGCAAGTGAAGAAGAGTTAGAGAAGCTAGGAAACTTAAATCGTTACATGTTACAGCTAAAAGTAAACTTTGTAGACGAAGCAACTGAAGTAGAGAAGAGAGCGACATTGAAAGAATTACACGTAAGACGCGGCGACATAACAGAATATATGGTACGTTCTACAGAAGTACGTAAAAAGTACAAAGACTATGACTTCCCGGTGCGCGAAAGTGTACGACAGGAAAGAGGGCAAGTTGTAATTGGTAACAATTCATTCGGAAAATATAAAGGTGAACTGCAAATCATTCTAAAAGAAATGCCGATAGATGAACGGAAAAATATTGTCGGTACAATTGCAGAAGAAGAGTTATTCTTACTAGATTATGTAGGAGCTTGGACGCAGTTTACTTGTGTGGAATAG
- the entC gene encoding cell wall-binding protein EntC — MELLQNINDPLRMLCSFVFSANKKIMVAIMRSTKTNAMEAIMKKIMGIATAAVFGLGIFTTSAKAETIVTTDVLNVRENPTTESQVVGKLLDGYKVNVLHTENGWSKVKLNSGKEAFISADYTKDTYYVTANVLNVRAGANTDSEILGKLKQDDVIETTHQVQNDWIQFEYNGKTAYVHVPYLTGKAPVKVQPAVKVEKTTKVQDTAKAVEATKAREIAETQAKAKAEEATKAREAAEAQAEAKAQEAAKAREAASAQAEAKAQAAAEAQAAAKAQEAAKAREAAKAQEAAEAQAAAKAQEAAKAREAAEAQAAAEAREAAKAQEAAKAREAAKAQKPATQQPVAKETETSAPSSSRELQVVATAYTADPLENGYKAGDQVKSAMGHNLTANPNMKLIAVDPSVIPLGSKVWVEGYGVAIAGDTGGAIKGNKIDVLMPDKGTSSSWGRKTVTVKVLN; from the coding sequence CTGGAATTATTACAGAATATTAATGACCCGTTACGAATGCTTTGTAGTTTTGTGTTTTCCGCAAATAAGAAAATAATGGTTGCTATAATGAGGTCAACGAAAACAAATGCAATGGAGGCTATTATGAAAAAAATTATGGGTATAGCAACAGCAGCGGTTTTTGGTCTTGGGATTTTCACAACATCTGCTAAAGCAGAAACGATTGTAACAACTGACGTACTAAACGTACGAGAAAACCCAACTACTGAATCACAAGTTGTCGGAAAATTATTAGATGGATATAAAGTTAACGTTTTACATACAGAAAACGGATGGTCAAAAGTAAAATTGAACAGCGGTAAAGAAGCTTTCATTAGCGCTGACTACACAAAAGACACTTACTACGTAACAGCAAACGTATTAAACGTACGTGCTGGTGCAAACACTGACTCAGAAATTCTTGGTAAGTTGAAACAAGATGATGTAATCGAAACAACACACCAAGTACAAAATGACTGGATTCAATTTGAATATAACGGCAAAACAGCTTATGTTCATGTTCCTTACTTAACAGGTAAAGCTCCAGTTAAAGTTCAACCAGCAGTTAAAGTAGAAAAAACAACTAAAGTTCAAGATACAGCTAAAGCAGTGGAAGCAACTAAAGCTCGTGAAATAGCTGAAACGCAAGCTAAAGCTAAGGCGGAGGAAGCAACTAAAGCTCGTGAAGCAGCTGAAGCTCAAGCAGAAGCTAAGGCTCAAGAAGCAGCTAAAGCTCGTGAAGCAGCTTCAGCTCAAGCAGAAGCTAAAGCTCAGGCAGCAGCTGAAGCTCAAGCAGCAGCTAAAGCTCAAGAGGCAGCTAAAGCTCGTGAAGCAGCTAAAGCTCAAGAAGCGGCTGAAGCTCAAGCAGCAGCTAAAGCTCAAGAGGCAGCTAAAGCTCGTGAAGCGGCTGAAGCTCAAGCAGCGGCTGAAGCTCGTGAAGCAGCTAAAGCTCAAGAGGCAGCTAAAGCTCGTGAAGCGGCTAAAGCTCAAAAACCAGCTACACAACAACCTGTTGCAAAAGAAACTGAAACAAGTGCACCATCATCTTCTCGTGAGTTACAAGTTGTAGCAACAGCTTACACAGCAGATCCACTTGAAAATGGTTATAAAGCAGGCGACCAAGTAAAATCAGCTATGGGTCATAACTTAACAGCTAATCCAAACATGAAACTAATTGCAGTTGATCCAAGTGTCATTCCATTAGGTTCAAAAGTATGGGTTGAAGGTTACGGAGTAGCAATCGCTGGTGATACTGGTGGAGCGATTAAAGGAAATAAAATCGACGTTTTAATGCCAGATAAAGGCACATCAAGTAGCTGGGGACGTAAAACAGTTACAGTTAAAGTATTAAACTAG